A single genomic interval of Trichocoleus sp. harbors:
- a CDS encoding DUF99 family protein, translating into MTLAKLLEHHKTIRVIGFDDAPFVRQSGLPVSIAGVVCAGTRFEGMVWGQIQPDGCDATDVICNLLLSGKFLPQLHVVLLDGISMGGFNVIDLPLLAERLNRPCVAVMRRLPHMTKVEYAVKRLPGAETKLATIDRAGLIHAHPPFYFQVCGAEPLIMAKVLQRVTDRGHVPEALRIAHLIASAVMKGESGRQA; encoded by the coding sequence TCACAAAACAATTCGCGTCATTGGCTTTGATGATGCTCCATTTGTGCGGCAGTCTGGATTGCCTGTGTCGATCGCGGGGGTGGTTTGTGCTGGAACGCGATTTGAAGGGATGGTTTGGGGTCAAATTCAACCAGATGGCTGTGATGCAACAGATGTGATTTGCAATTTGCTTTTATCAGGCAAGTTTCTACCGCAGTTGCACGTCGTTTTGCTAGACGGAATCTCAATGGGTGGCTTCAATGTGATTGATCTACCGCTGCTCGCAGAACGCCTCAATCGTCCTTGTGTGGCTGTGATGCGTCGTCTGCCGCATATGACAAAAGTAGAATATGCTGTGAAGCGGCTCCCAGGAGCAGAGACAAAGTTAGCAACGATCGACCGAGCCGGACTGATTCATGCTCATCCGCCATTTTACTTTCAGGTTTGCGGGGCTGAGCCGCTGATCATGGCAAAGGTGTTGCAGCGAGTCACCGATCGGGGTCATGTGCCCGAAGCGTTGCGGATTGCTCATTTGATTGCCTCTGCTGTAATGAAAGGAGAGAGCGGGAGGCAGGCTTGA